A single region of the Thioalkalivibrio nitratireducens DSM 14787 genome encodes:
- the glmU gene encoding bifunctional UDP-N-acetylglucosamine diphosphorylase/glucosamine-1-phosphate N-acetyltransferase GlmU — MTRPLHVVVLAAGKGTRMCSRLPKVLQPLGGAPLITHVLERARTLAPQSITVVVGHEAPRVRAAAQAADVRFVEQHEQKGTGHAVHLALAGQDPDSRVLVLYGDVPLVPRADLESCLNASAPLTILGAEVDDPSGYGRLIERPPGHLDRIVEERDADPATRSIRRINTGILCAGARDLLRWLAAGEAEAERRRGEWYLTDVVAEARGEDRPVALLMSTRPEAVLGINDRVQLAAQERLLQSSRAERCMREGLHLSDPARFDLRGSLAFGSDCFIDANVILEGDVRLGEAVTIGPGCRLRDVTVADGAVIDAHSLLESCTVGPGCHVGPFARLRPGARLEAGARIGNFVEMKNAVLGPGAKANHLSYIGDASVGARANIGAGTITCNYDGANKHRTDIGADAFIGSNSALVAPVRVGDSATVGAGTVLTRDAPPERLTLARAPQRTLEGWRRPGKRPRTPGKD, encoded by the coding sequence ATGACGCGCCCGCTGCACGTCGTGGTGCTGGCCGCCGGCAAGGGTACGCGCATGTGTTCCCGGCTGCCCAAGGTGCTCCAGCCGCTCGGCGGCGCCCCGCTGATCACCCATGTCCTCGAACGCGCTCGCACGCTGGCCCCGCAATCGATCACGGTGGTGGTCGGGCACGAAGCGCCGCGGGTCCGGGCCGCGGCCCAGGCAGCGGACGTCCGGTTCGTCGAGCAGCACGAGCAGAAGGGCACCGGCCACGCGGTGCATCTCGCGCTCGCCGGCCAGGATCCGGACTCCCGCGTACTGGTGCTCTACGGTGACGTGCCCCTGGTACCGCGCGCCGACCTCGAGTCCTGTCTGAATGCCAGCGCCCCGCTGACGATCCTCGGGGCAGAGGTCGACGACCCATCCGGCTACGGGCGGCTGATCGAACGGCCACCGGGCCACCTCGACCGCATCGTCGAGGAACGGGACGCGGACCCGGCGACGCGCTCGATCCGGAGGATCAATACCGGCATCCTCTGCGCGGGCGCCCGCGACCTGCTCCGCTGGCTCGCGGCCGGCGAGGCCGAAGCAGAACGGCGCCGGGGCGAATGGTACCTGACCGACGTCGTTGCCGAAGCCCGCGGCGAGGACCGGCCGGTCGCGCTGCTGATGAGCACACGGCCCGAGGCGGTGCTCGGAATCAATGACCGGGTACAGCTCGCAGCCCAGGAACGGCTGCTGCAAAGCTCCCGCGCCGAGCGGTGCATGCGCGAAGGCCTGCACCTGAGCGACCCGGCCCGTTTCGACCTTCGCGGCTCGCTTGCCTTCGGCAGCGACTGTTTCATCGATGCCAACGTGATCCTCGAGGGCGATGTGCGCCTGGGCGAGGCGGTGACCATCGGTCCGGGCTGCCGGTTACGCGACGTGACCGTCGCCGATGGCGCGGTGATCGACGCCCACTCGCTGCTCGAGTCCTGCACCGTCGGACCGGGCTGCCATGTCGGACCGTTTGCGCGCCTGCGCCCAGGCGCCCGTCTCGAGGCGGGGGCCCGAATCGGCAATTTCGTCGAGATGAAGAACGCGGTACTCGGCCCCGGTGCGAAGGCGAACCACCTCAGCTACATTGGAGACGCGTCGGTCGGTGCCCGCGCCAACATCGGTGCGGGCACGATCACCTGCAACTACGACGGTGCGAACAAGCATCGGACCGACATCGGCGCCGATGCTTTCATCGGCTCGAACTCGGCGCTGGTCGCACCGGTTCGCGTCGGGGACAGCGCCACCGTGGGTGCGGGCACGGTGCTGACCCGCGACGCACCGCCCGAGCGGCTGACGCTTGCCCGCGCACCGCAGCGGACGCTGGAAGGCTGGCGCCGACCCGGCAAGCGCCCGCGCACGCCCGGAAAGGACTAG
- a CDS encoding F0F1 ATP synthase subunit epsilon: MAMTIHVDVVSAEESIYSGEAYMIAAPTELGEIGVYPRHTQLLARLKPGELRIRETEQGEPQHVFVSGGIIEVQPYVVTVLADTAIRAKDLDEAEALEAKRRAEDALAHSKAEFDYAKAQAELVEAAARLQMIQKLRRSS; the protein is encoded by the coding sequence ATGGCCATGACCATCCATGTCGACGTCGTCAGCGCCGAGGAGTCGATCTACTCCGGCGAGGCCTACATGATCGCGGCGCCGACCGAACTCGGCGAGATCGGCGTCTACCCCCGCCACACGCAGCTGCTCGCGCGCCTGAAGCCGGGGGAGCTGCGCATCCGCGAGACCGAGCAGGGCGAGCCGCAGCACGTGTTCGTATCCGGCGGGATCATCGAGGTCCAGCCGTATGTGGTGACCGTACTCGCGGATACCGCGATCCGCGCCAAAGACCTCGACGAGGCCGAGGCGCTGGAGGCCAAGCGCCGGGCCGAAGATGCGCTGGCACATTCCAAGGCCGAGTTCGACTACGCGAAGGCGCAGGCCGAACTCGTCGAGGCAGCGGCACGCCTGCAGATGATCCAGAAGCTGCGCCGCTCCAGTTGA